The sequence below is a genomic window from Phoenix dactylifera cultivar Barhee BC4 chromosome 8, palm_55x_up_171113_PBpolish2nd_filt_p, whole genome shotgun sequence.
AACCTCCTTTTCTTGAGTTTAGATTGGGGTCTACTTGTTTGTGTTGTTTGGATGCATTTCCACAAATTTGTAGGAATTGCATCCAAATACAATGATATTTCTTAAATTATATTAGGACACAAATCTCTTCCATGCACTCATGGAAAACAAAATTTGCACCAACAAGATGGCTGATTAAGGATGTGGTACACTCAAACAGCAAATTATATTTAGAAATATGTTTGATATCTTCTTCTGTTGAAttttcctgttttttttttcttattttatttcgttTCATTATTAATGAAATGTAAACCTTAATCAACAACATTTGCTTGTAGTACTACTAACAGTTCTATTGTTCCCATTTCTAATAGTATTATCAAAAATAGGAAGAAAAGAGTATAAGTTACAATGCAGAGAAGCTGCTTGCGATCATCTTTTTGTTCAAAACCCCTTTCAGAGATTATACCTGGAGAAGAAAACATATTGAAGTTTTAAGTCCAATCGAAGAACATTTACCTGATTGTATGAATGCAGATATCAAAGTAGATTTCCAAAATTAACAGTGTCTGAAGTTCATAAGAGGTGGGAAAGATATAAGTTCAGTGGTGAAGTGAGTACTTCTTTTAGTTGGAGCAGTAGATAATAAATGGACAATTCTCATATATGCGAACTCCAGGCATTTGTATACAAGAGCTGCTGCTTCAGGCTTCCCATTCTTCTCACAGGTTACCGCAGAGTACCTATATTTGAGTGCAAATTCAAGTAAATAGATGGATATAACTTAAAAAGTCGTTGAATCGTAAGGATAAAAGCTTGGTTAACCACTTTATCACTTAACCAAAGAGTGGTCACAAGAGGTGTTTCAATTTTGGGAGTCGAAGAGTCATTATTTTTATTCATGATTCAAATCATCAATTGGCTATAAGatggtgttgggggaaaaatggaccaccccacaaatacaattaaagcacctaaATCCGACAGCAGGCCGAGCTGATGCAGTCCGAGCCGAGCTGATGCagtccgagccgagctcatgcagtccgaaacgagctcatgcaggccgagctcagaagaccgagctcatgcagaccgagccgagctcatgcaggctgagctcaaaagaccgagctcatgcaggccaagctcagaaggctgtcgagcacagaaggccaagCACAGAAGGCTGAGCTCACCTcggaaggccgagctcgtcgtCCACATACTGcaaccatgccctgcagcagcctcaccgcaccatgctttacttgttGGCCACGCCACAATATATCAACCAGAgatcataccctgctacgactatcaacgcctcaccattcccaagaatggactgcactgcgcgccacaagcaagctctggcagcgcgccatctcctcccatgatgggaatgggccatccacggcaactcattacttcacatgcccacgtccaatcgtgacggtaacccattaattcgcccagtcacatcacaagtaaccctgccactcctcctataaaaggggagcttctctctctaaaagggagcttcttcctcccaagggaggcttcggacttctacatacagtccatctccttctccaaaattaagtcCCCCTCTGAcataagcatcggagggctgacgccggaaaccccggccaccggcttcttgcaggtccctcGGAGAACGCAGCCCGCCGATGTACCGCCACCCGCCACTCTCACCGgaactcctcctcctcggtccgcggtcgcccccgggtccaatttccagcaacagatggCATTTGAATCTTGAGCAGTTCTAGGAGCTCCATTAGTAGGGCTTACACAGCACACGCAAAACTCGATGAGGACATTTGCAGTTTCAAGATTGCACCCAATTTAttcaaatatgcaaaaattacACAAATATTCTATAGAATAATCGAACCGATATAAAGCATCATAATTTTAAGTGGAAAATATGTTTGCCAAGGTTTGATCTTTTAATTGGCTAATTGTAAAATTGATGGTATGAAATATTGAATATTGTCAATATTGGGGAAAATATATGAGTACTTCGTTCGACAACTTTAGGACATGAAGCTCTTGGAACACCATATCAATATAGATTTAAAGTTACACGATCGACATTGCCAAGTCAAATAAGCTTCTGAACTAAATATTGTAATGTCACAATTCTAGTAAGGTAAACATCATTTATGTCAACTAAATCTAGCCTCTTATCCTTTAATAAAGTACTTAAATATCTTACCTGAAAAGCCTTGCTGCATCTCTATAGTGATGAAACACATTATTGGTATCTCTTGGTCGTTCACCTTGAATGATGCAATCCTCGAGCAAGGATGCACCTTTCAGAAATGTTAGCGCCCCATCGAGATGTATTTTACTGATATCAACTTCCAGGGCCTGCAACATTCATCATCAACCATCACTACAGGGGGAAAAGATCAAACAGGAGAAAAATATTACAAAGCGATAAGCTAAAGAACGAAGATTCTGCAAACCTTTAACCGATCGGCTAAACTTTTTAGACTTCTAGCATCCTCCAGAGTAGCAATAGCCATACAGTAACATTTTGAATCTCCATAACTCTTTTGTACCCACCAAAATCATGGTTAGATAGGACCAAATAAAATACCATTAGTTAGTTTCTGGATTTAACCTCAGCTACTTTGCTATAAAGTATAAATATGTACTTGATGAAAGGAACAATAAAAAGAATCCAAAGGACCTTTAGCTGAGTTTTCAGGTGATGAGCATGTTCCAAAGGATCTGGCGTGTCAACGGGTAAGAATGTGCCATACTCCCCTTGACACATTGGCCCTGAGTAAAGATCAAGGAGTTAGGGGCTAGACATAACCAAGTTAACAAGGATATGATGGTGAAGTATTGAGAAAGGTAACTAGTTTCCTATGGCCATTCTTTTCTGCACCTTCCAGAGAACATAATAATGAATCAGAATAATGAACCAGAAACATTTCAAGATCACCGAAAATCCTCGAATATAAGTGTGCCAATTTTTAAATTTCACTTTGAGTAGGTAGTTCTAATTATCCTGTTATGAGTTAAAAGACACTCGAAAAGGAGGTGTCAGTGTTTAGCCATCTTTTTGGAATAAACTTGGGCCAACTTATTCTGATTGTGGgtaataaaattttcttttctaaccTAGAAGGCCAAGAAATGATGGTAAATAAATTAAGGTGATATGATCAACTACAACAGGGGGCAAATTCATGAAAACAGTATGTGGGTACCAATGTACACAGCAAAATTATGTAAGAACAGACTTCGCAGTGACATATAACAAGGGATCATGGTGCAATTAATTTATCATGCACAAGTTAATTTCCTAGATCATTTGCCTCACTAATCTAATGGATTGGTTAGATCGGCCACAACTAAATCTAATggattatgttttatcatacatCGAGGAACACCTGGTAATTAATAAATTGATCTCTATCTATTGTTGCCTTACTAATCTAAGTCTCATCAATGGT
It includes:
- the LOC120111450 gene encoding uncharacterized protein LOC120111450 yields the protein MCQGEYGTFLPVDTPDPLEHAHHLKTQLKSYGDSKCYCMAIATLEDARSLKSLADRLKALEVDISKIHLDGALTFLKGASLLEDCIIQGERPRDTNNVFHHYRDAARLFRSLFDLAMSIV